From the genome of Halomonas sp. 1513, one region includes:
- a CDS encoding glyoxalase yields MSLSPFHLAIPVHDLPAARAFYGEVFGLAEGRSSEQWVDFDFYGHQLVIHEHPKTSTQESAHTNPVDGHDVPVPHFGIILEWDQWEALAERLRGRDTEFVIEPYVRFKGEVGEQATMFLLDPCGNALEFKAFKDMSQLFAK; encoded by the coding sequence ATGAGCCTCTCGCCCTTCCATCTGGCCATCCCCGTTCACGACCTGCCCGCCGCCCGCGCCTTCTACGGCGAGGTCTTCGGCCTGGCCGAAGGCCGCTCCAGTGAGCAGTGGGTCGACTTCGATTTCTACGGCCACCAGCTGGTGATCCACGAGCACCCCAAGACCTCCACCCAGGAGAGCGCCCACACCAATCCCGTCGACGGCCACGACGTACCGGTGCCGCACTTCGGCATCATCCTCGAGTGGGATCAGTGGGAGGCACTGGCCGAGCGCCTGCGCGGCCGCGACACCGAGTTCGTGATCGAGCCCTATGTGCGCTTCAAGGGCGAGGTCGGCGAGCAGGCCACCATGTTCCTGCTCGACCCCTGCGGCAACGCCCTGGAGTTCAAGGCGTTCAAGGACATGAGCCAGCTGTTCGCCAAGTAA
- a CDS encoding LysR family transcriptional regulator: MLRELQTFIAVAEVGTFAAAGERIGLSQAAVSAQMKRLEAALGVALFERHGRSARLTVRGRHTLLQAQELVKLYASLGADDAGPAAAALVSIGAIASVQRGLLPGVLARFHRHFPGCRTRVMPGLSMQLVDLVDAGELDMAVSIRPPFSLQSDLRWTTLAREPFRLLVPAGQAGSDWRECLSDRPFVRYDRASFGGRQVERFLRERRLGVREVCEVDELEAIVELVANRVGVALVPETAALRHWPAGVRAIDLGADTFHRDIGLVQRATGQISEPAWALAELIEQVVSAKDNCR; encoded by the coding sequence ATGCTTCGTGAGCTGCAGACCTTCATCGCCGTGGCCGAGGTCGGCACCTTCGCCGCCGCCGGCGAGCGCATCGGCCTGTCCCAGGCCGCGGTGAGCGCCCAGATGAAGCGCCTGGAAGCGGCGCTGGGCGTTGCCCTGTTCGAGCGCCACGGACGCAGCGCCCGGCTCACCGTCCGCGGGCGCCACACCCTGCTGCAGGCCCAGGAGCTGGTCAAGCTCTATGCCAGCCTGGGCGCCGACGACGCTGGCCCGGCCGCCGCGGCGCTGGTCTCCATCGGCGCGATTGCCTCGGTGCAGCGCGGCCTGCTGCCCGGCGTGCTGGCACGCTTTCATCGCCACTTCCCCGGCTGCCGTACGCGAGTGATGCCGGGGCTCTCGATGCAGCTGGTGGATCTGGTCGATGCCGGCGAGCTCGACATGGCGGTCAGCATCCGGCCGCCGTTCTCGCTGCAGAGCGACCTGCGCTGGACGACGCTGGCGCGGGAACCCTTCCGCCTGCTGGTGCCCGCCGGCCAGGCCGGCAGCGACTGGCGCGAGTGCTTGAGCGACCGTCCCTTCGTGCGCTACGACCGTGCCTCCTTCGGCGGCCGCCAGGTCGAGCGCTTCCTGCGCGAACGGCGCCTCGGCGTGCGAGAGGTGTGCGAAGTCGACGAACTCGAGGCCATCGTCGAGCTTGTCGCCAACCGCGTCGGCGTGGCGCTGGTGCCGGAGACCGCGGCGCTACGCCACTGGCCCGCCGGGGTCCGCGCCATTGATCTCGGCGCCGACACCTTCCATCGCGACATCGGCCTGGTGCAGCGCGCCACCGGCCAGATCAGCGAGCCGGCCTGGGCGCTGGCCGAGCTGATCGAGCAAGTGGTTAGTGCAAAGGATAATTGTCGCTAG
- a CDS encoding 3-oxoacyl-ACP reductase produces MDLAIAGRWAIVCAASQGLGFGCAAALAREGVNLAINSRDPHKLEAAAEQLRQLNAGIEVRSVAGDIGTPEVRTALLDACPQVDILINNNGGPPPGDFRDWQRDDWVGAVDANMITPIELIKATVDGMAARGFGRVVNITSSAVKAPIDILGLSNGARCGLTGFVAGLARQPQLAGSNVTINNLLPGAFDTQRLAGTLDKLAAASGESLETVREKRAQAIPAQRFGTAEEFGSYCAFLCSAQASYITGQNLLIDGGNYPGTF; encoded by the coding sequence ATGGATCTAGCCATAGCCGGCCGCTGGGCCATTGTCTGTGCAGCCAGCCAGGGATTGGGTTTCGGCTGTGCCGCGGCACTGGCGCGGGAAGGCGTCAATCTGGCCATCAATTCGCGCGACCCGCACAAGCTCGAGGCGGCAGCCGAGCAGCTGCGACAGCTCAACGCCGGCATCGAGGTGCGCAGCGTCGCCGGCGATATCGGTACCCCTGAGGTGCGCACGGCGCTGCTCGATGCCTGCCCGCAGGTGGACATCCTGATCAACAACAATGGCGGCCCGCCGCCGGGAGATTTCCGCGACTGGCAGCGCGACGACTGGGTCGGTGCGGTGGACGCCAACATGATCACGCCCATCGAGCTGATCAAGGCCACGGTGGACGGCATGGCTGCGCGCGGCTTCGGGCGGGTGGTCAACATCACCTCCTCGGCGGTCAAGGCGCCCATCGATATCCTCGGCCTCTCTAACGGTGCACGCTGCGGCCTCACGGGTTTCGTCGCCGGCCTGGCCCGCCAGCCCCAACTGGCCGGCAGCAATGTCACCATCAACAACCTTCTGCCGGGTGCCTTCGATACCCAGCGCCTGGCCGGCACCCTCGACAAGCTGGCGGCCGCCTCCGGCGAGTCACTGGAGACGGTGCGTGAAAAGCGCGCCCAGGCCATCCCCGCCCAGCGCTTCGGCACTGCCGAAGAGTTCGGCAGCTACTGTGCGTTTCTGTGCAGCGCCCAGGCCAGCTATATCACCGGTCAGAACCTGCTCATCGATGGGGGTAATTATCCCGGCACCTTCTGA
- a CDS encoding EamA family transporter has product MSPADTLRLLLLSSLWGLSFIFMRVAVPEFGPVPLVLVRMGIGALLLMPLLLGARYLSLVWQHKRQLFLLGFVNHVLPFCLLALATTRLEAGFTSLINATTPIFTALIGALFFTTPVRRQQYLGLALAFVGVYVLSANRLDFALGGDGWFILAVLGATFCYGIAGNYSKTHLSHLPVRVLAAGSSAMSALILLIPGLLLWPSEPISGLAWANGLALAVLSTTVAFLLYFGLLSSAGATAASTVTFLVPVSALLWGYLLLGEVLSVQILIGMAITLTGTAVATRMVRFRRRVVPTPPP; this is encoded by the coding sequence ATGTCTCCCGCCGATACCCTGCGCCTGCTGCTGCTCTCTTCGCTGTGGGGTCTGTCGTTTATCTTCATGCGCGTGGCGGTACCCGAGTTCGGCCCTGTCCCGCTGGTGCTGGTGCGCATGGGCATCGGCGCCCTGCTGCTGATGCCGCTGCTGCTCGGGGCGCGCTACCTGAGCCTGGTGTGGCAGCACAAGCGTCAGCTGTTCCTGCTCGGCTTCGTCAACCATGTGCTGCCGTTCTGCCTGCTGGCGCTGGCCACCACCCGGCTGGAGGCCGGCTTCACCTCGCTGATCAACGCCACCACACCGATCTTCACCGCGCTGATCGGCGCGCTGTTCTTCACCACGCCGGTGCGCCGCCAGCAGTACCTGGGGCTGGCGCTGGCCTTCGTCGGGGTCTATGTGCTGTCGGCCAATCGACTCGATTTCGCGCTGGGCGGCGATGGCTGGTTCATTCTCGCGGTGCTGGGTGCCACCTTCTGCTACGGCATCGCCGGCAACTACTCCAAGACCCACCTCTCGCACCTACCCGTGCGGGTGCTGGCCGCGGGCAGCTCGGCGATGTCGGCGCTGATCCTGCTGATCCCCGGCTTGCTGCTGTGGCCCAGCGAGCCGATCAGCGGCCTGGCCTGGGCCAACGGCCTGGCGCTGGCGGTGCTCAGCACCACCGTGGCCTTCCTGCTCTACTTCGGGCTGCTCTCCAGCGCTGGCGCCACCGCCGCCTCCACGGTGACCTTCCTGGTTCCGGTCAGCGCCCTGCTATGGGGCTATCTGCTGCTCGGCGAAGTGCTCAGCGTGCAGATCCTGATCGGCATGGCGATCACCCTGACCGGCACCGCCGTGGCCACCCGCATGGTGCGCTTCAGGAGGCGGGTCGTGCCGACGCCGCCGCCCTAA
- a CDS encoding N-acetyl-gamma-glutamyl-phosphate reductase gives MAFKVYVDGQEGTTGLRLFEYLNARTDIELLRIDSAKRKDPTERARLLNAADVAFLCLPDDASREAAAMVDNPDTCLIDASTAFRTDPTWVYGLPELAPGQRDAIRASKRIANVGCHASAFILLVRPLVDAGLLPPDYPLSAFSLTGYSGGGKQLIATYEADRDGRLQAPRPYAMGLAHKHLPEMQQHGRLAQPPVFSPVVGPFLKGLAVTVPLQCSHLKRGASAEQLLDTYRERYADEPFVRVHGVDDMANLDGGFFDVQGSNETNRVDLFVFGSAERLCLVSRLDNLGKGAAGSAVQNMNVHLGLDESIGLDA, from the coding sequence ATGGCATTCAAGGTCTACGTAGACGGGCAGGAAGGCACCACTGGCCTGCGGCTGTTCGAATACCTCAACGCACGCACCGACATCGAACTGCTGCGCATCGACAGCGCTAAGCGCAAGGATCCGACCGAGCGCGCGCGCCTGCTGAATGCCGCCGATGTGGCCTTCCTGTGCCTGCCGGACGACGCCTCCCGCGAGGCCGCGGCGATGGTCGACAACCCCGATACCTGCCTGATCGACGCCAGCACCGCCTTCCGTACCGACCCCACCTGGGTCTACGGGCTGCCCGAGCTGGCACCTGGCCAGCGCGACGCGATCCGCGCCAGCAAGCGCATCGCCAACGTCGGCTGCCACGCCAGCGCCTTCATCCTGCTGGTGCGCCCGCTGGTCGATGCCGGCCTGCTGCCGCCCGACTACCCGCTCTCGGCCTTCTCGCTGACCGGCTACAGCGGCGGTGGCAAGCAGCTGATCGCCACCTACGAGGCCGACCGCGACGGCCGGCTGCAGGCACCGCGTCCCTATGCCATGGGCTTGGCCCACAAGCACCTGCCGGAGATGCAGCAGCACGGCCGGCTGGCACAGCCGCCGGTGTTCTCACCGGTGGTCGGCCCCTTCCTCAAGGGGCTGGCGGTCACGGTGCCGCTGCAGTGCTCGCACCTGAAGCGCGGGGCCAGTGCCGAGCAGCTGCTCGATACCTACCGCGAGCGCTATGCCGACGAGCCCTTCGTGCGCGTCCACGGCGTCGACGACATGGCCAACCTCGACGGTGGCTTCTTCGACGTCCAGGGCAGCAACGAGACCAACCGCGTCGACCTGTTCGTGTTCGGCAGCGCCGAGCGGCTGTGCCTGGTCTCGCGCCTCGACAACCTCGGCAAGGGCGCGGCCGGCTCCGCGGTACAGAACATGAACGTCCACCTCGGCCTCGACGAGAGCATCGGGCTCGACGCCTGA
- a CDS encoding SAM-dependent methyltransferase yields the protein MTQPPHNAPGQHWNADDYARHADFVPTLGSEVVKLLAPQAGERILDLGCGDGALTERLAKLGVDVLGVDASEAMVAAARERGLTARQLDAHQLPFDHEFDAVFSNAALHWMLEPQAVIAGVKRALKPGGRFVAEFGGHGNVAAICTALLASLQFRGISARGRHPWYFPTAEEYRRLLENAGFRVEEIALIPRPTPLSTGMAGWLETFANPFLHGLDEDVREAVLENTLTLLAHSLRDDTGHWSADYVRLRVRARV from the coding sequence ATGACCCAACCGCCGCATAACGCTCCGGGCCAGCATTGGAACGCCGACGATTACGCCCGTCACGCCGACTTCGTGCCCACCCTGGGGAGTGAGGTGGTCAAGCTCCTGGCGCCCCAGGCCGGCGAGCGTATCCTCGACCTCGGCTGCGGCGACGGCGCCCTCACCGAGCGTCTGGCCAAGCTCGGCGTCGACGTTCTCGGCGTCGACGCCTCCGAAGCAATGGTCGCCGCCGCCCGCGAACGCGGCCTGACCGCGCGGCAGCTCGATGCCCATCAGCTGCCGTTCGACCACGAGTTCGATGCCGTCTTCAGCAACGCCGCGCTGCACTGGATGCTCGAGCCCCAGGCGGTGATCGCCGGGGTCAAGCGCGCGCTCAAGCCCGGCGGCCGCTTCGTCGCCGAGTTCGGCGGCCACGGCAACGTCGCCGCTATCTGTACCGCGCTGCTGGCCTCGCTGCAGTTCCGCGGCATCAGCGCTCGCGGGCGCCACCCCTGGTACTTCCCCACCGCCGAGGAGTACCGTCGGTTGCTCGAGAACGCCGGCTTCCGGGTCGAGGAGATCGCGCTGATACCGCGCCCCACGCCTCTCTCTACCGGCATGGCCGGCTGGCTCGAAACCTTCGCCAACCCCTTCCTGCACGGTCTCGACGAGGACGTGCGCGAAGCGGTTCTGGAAAACACCCTGACGCTGCTCGCGCATAGCCTGCGCGATGACACCGGCCACTGGAGCGCCGACTACGTACGCCTGAGAGTACGCGCCCGGGTGTGA
- a CDS encoding alcohol dehydrogenase, whose translation MPAMMKAAIFVEPGRIEIGDKPVPEIGPNDALMRVTTTTICGTDVHILKGEYPVERGLTIGHEPVGVIEKLGTNVKGYREGQRVIAGAICPSFTSYACQDDCCAQDGGHHGHGYKPMGGWRFGNTIDGAQAEYLLVPDAQANLSPVPDGLSDEQVLMCPDIMSTGLAGAEAAGIKIGDTVAVFAQGPIGLCATAGARLRGAGLIIAVDGVDERLAMAKQMGADVTLDFRKVDVVEEILKLTGGRGVDAAIEALGLQQTFESSLRVLKPGGTLSSLGVYSEDLTIPLGAFCAGLGDHKIVTSLCPGGKERMRRLMGIIAAGRLDLGPMVTHRYALEDIVEAYELFSHQRDGVLKVAIQAG comes from the coding sequence ATGCCCGCCATGATGAAAGCCGCCATTTTCGTCGAGCCCGGCCGCATCGAGATCGGCGACAAGCCAGTCCCCGAGATTGGCCCCAACGACGCCCTGATGCGCGTGACGACCACCACCATCTGCGGCACCGATGTGCATATCCTCAAGGGTGAGTATCCGGTGGAGCGAGGCCTGACCATCGGCCACGAGCCGGTGGGGGTGATCGAGAAGCTTGGCACCAACGTCAAGGGCTACCGCGAAGGCCAGCGGGTGATCGCCGGCGCGATCTGCCCGAGTTTTACCTCCTACGCCTGCCAGGACGACTGCTGCGCCCAGGATGGCGGCCACCACGGCCACGGCTACAAGCCGATGGGCGGTTGGCGCTTCGGCAATACCATCGACGGCGCCCAGGCCGAGTACCTTCTGGTACCCGACGCCCAGGCCAACCTCTCGCCGGTGCCCGACGGCCTGAGCGACGAGCAGGTGCTGATGTGCCCGGACATCATGTCCACCGGCTTAGCTGGCGCCGAGGCGGCGGGTATCAAGATTGGCGACACGGTGGCGGTGTTCGCCCAGGGCCCGATCGGCCTGTGTGCCACCGCCGGCGCGCGGCTGCGCGGCGCGGGCTTGATCATCGCCGTGGACGGGGTCGACGAGCGCCTGGCGATGGCCAAGCAGATGGGGGCCGACGTGACCCTGGATTTCCGTAAGGTCGACGTGGTCGAGGAGATACTCAAACTGACCGGCGGGCGCGGCGTGGATGCCGCCATCGAGGCGCTCGGCCTGCAGCAGACCTTCGAGTCCTCGCTGCGCGTGCTCAAGCCCGGCGGGACCCTGTCGAGCCTCGGCGTCTACTCCGAGGACCTGACCATCCCGCTGGGGGCCTTCTGCGCCGGCCTCGGCGACCACAAGATCGTCACCTCGCTGTGCCCCGGCGGCAAGGAGCGCATGCGCCGGCTGATGGGTATCATCGCCGCCGGCCGTCTCGACCTCGGCCCCATGGTCACCCACCGCTACGCCCTGGAGGATATCGTCGAGGCCTACGAGCTGTTCTCCCATCAGCGCGACGGGGTGCTCAAGGTGGCGATCCAGGCGGGCTGA
- a CDS encoding methylmalonate-semialdehyde dehydrogenase (CoA acylating): protein MTTLGHLINGVRVADGHRTQDVFNPSTGEVGSQVSLASKATVEEAIAAAEAAYPAWRDTPPAKRARVMYRFKQLLEEHADEICRLIGQEHGKIVHDAKGELQRGIENVEYACGVPELLKGEYSKNVGPGIDSWSEFQPLGVVAGITPFNFPAMVPLWMYPMAIATGNTFVLKPSERDPTSTLYIAELALEAGLPAGVLNVVNGDKEAVDTLLDDARVKAVSFVGSTPIAEYIYRRASANGKRCQALGGAKNHAIVMPDADMDNVVSSLTGAAFGSSGERCMALSVAVAVGDAAADALISKMQAQLQTLKVGPFHDGDNDFGPVITKAHMEKVCGYIAGAQEQGAEIVVDGRGVEVPGHENGFYVGGTLIDRVTPEMTCYLEEIFGPVLLVVRVDTMQEAMQLIDDHEYGNGTCIYTRDGEAARYFSDNIQVGMVGINVPLPVPVSYHSFGGWKRSLFGDLAAYGPDAVRFYTKRKTVTQRWPSAGVREGAQFSFPS, encoded by the coding sequence ATGACCACGCTTGGCCACTTGATCAACGGAGTACGCGTCGCCGACGGCCACCGTACCCAGGATGTCTTCAACCCTTCCACCGGCGAAGTGGGTAGCCAGGTCAGCCTGGCGAGCAAGGCCACCGTCGAGGAGGCCATCGCCGCCGCCGAGGCCGCCTACCCCGCCTGGCGCGACACCCCGCCCGCCAAGCGTGCACGGGTCATGTACCGCTTCAAGCAGCTGCTCGAAGAGCACGCCGACGAGATCTGCCGACTGATCGGCCAGGAACACGGCAAGATCGTCCACGATGCCAAGGGCGAGCTGCAGCGCGGCATCGAGAACGTCGAGTACGCCTGTGGGGTGCCTGAGCTGCTCAAGGGCGAGTACAGCAAGAATGTCGGCCCCGGCATCGACTCCTGGAGCGAGTTCCAGCCGCTGGGCGTGGTCGCCGGCATCACCCCGTTCAACTTCCCGGCCATGGTGCCGCTGTGGATGTACCCGATGGCCATCGCCACCGGCAACACCTTCGTGCTCAAGCCCTCCGAGCGCGATCCCACCTCGACCCTCTACATCGCCGAGCTGGCACTCGAGGCGGGCCTGCCCGCCGGCGTGCTCAACGTCGTCAACGGCGACAAGGAAGCCGTCGACACGCTGCTCGACGATGCCCGGGTCAAGGCCGTCAGCTTCGTCGGCTCGACGCCCATCGCCGAGTACATCTACCGCCGCGCCAGCGCCAACGGCAAGCGCTGCCAGGCCCTCGGCGGGGCCAAGAACCACGCCATCGTGATGCCGGATGCCGACATGGACAACGTGGTCAGCTCGCTGACCGGGGCCGCCTTCGGCTCCTCCGGCGAACGCTGCATGGCGCTGTCGGTGGCCGTAGCGGTGGGCGATGCGGCAGCCGACGCGCTGATCAGCAAGATGCAGGCCCAGTTGCAGACGCTCAAGGTCGGCCCCTTCCATGACGGCGACAACGACTTCGGCCCGGTGATCACCAAGGCGCACATGGAAAAGGTGTGCGGCTACATTGCCGGCGCCCAGGAGCAGGGTGCCGAGATCGTGGTGGACGGCCGCGGCGTCGAGGTCCCCGGACACGAGAACGGCTTCTACGTCGGCGGCACCCTGATCGACCGGGTGACCCCCGAGATGACCTGCTACCTGGAGGAGATCTTCGGGCCGGTGCTGCTGGTGGTACGCGTCGACACCATGCAGGAGGCCATGCAGCTGATCGACGATCACGAGTACGGCAACGGCACCTGCATCTACACCCGCGACGGCGAAGCGGCGCGCTACTTCAGCGACAATATCCAGGTCGGCATGGTCGGCATCAATGTGCCGCTGCCGGTACCGGTTTCCTACCACAGCTTCGGCGGCTGGAAGCGCTCGCTGTTCGGCGATCTAGCCGCCTATGGGCCTGACGCCGTGCGCTTCTATACCAAGCGCAAGACCGTCACCCAGCGCTGGCCGTCGGCGGGGGTGCGCGAAGGCGCGCAGTTCTCCTTCCCGTCCTGA
- a CDS encoding aspartate aminotransferase family protein (catalyzes the formation of pyruvate and beta-alanine from L-alanine and 3-oxopropanoate), with the protein MSERELSPNAGLSAAQLDAYWMPYTGNRQFKRDPRIIVGAKGSYFTDAEGRQIFDGLSGLWTCGAGHCRPEITEAVSRQLGELDYSPAFQFGHPKAFELAHRLREMTPQGLDHVFFTGSGSESADTALKIARAYWRKKGKPTKTKLIGRMKGYHGVNFGGISLGGIGANRALFGQGVDADHLPHTLLAENAFTRGMPERGAERAEELLELIALHDASNIAAVIVEPMAGSAGVIPPPVGYLQRLREICDAHDILLIFDEVITGFGRMGAMTGADAFGVVPDIMNTAKQMTNGAVPMGAVIVQGEIYQTFMDQGGPDYMLELPHGYTYSGHPVACAAALAALDVLENDRLIDRVREMSPIFESALHELKGTRYISDIRNYGLAGALQIEPYPGEPTRRPFEIAMKCWEKGVYVRYGGDTIQLGLPFIVEREEIDRLMNVLGDAIGELD; encoded by the coding sequence ATGTCAGAGCGAGAGTTATCGCCCAACGCCGGGCTAAGCGCAGCGCAGCTGGATGCCTACTGGATGCCCTACACCGGCAACCGCCAGTTCAAGCGTGACCCGCGCATCATCGTCGGCGCTAAAGGCAGCTACTTCACCGACGCCGAAGGTCGCCAGATTTTCGACGGCCTCTCCGGCCTGTGGACCTGCGGCGCCGGCCACTGCCGCCCGGAAATCACCGAGGCGGTGAGCCGCCAACTGGGCGAGCTCGACTACTCGCCGGCCTTCCAGTTCGGCCACCCCAAGGCCTTCGAACTGGCCCACCGCCTGCGTGAGATGACCCCGCAAGGCCTCGACCACGTATTCTTCACCGGCTCCGGCTCCGAGAGCGCCGACACCGCGCTGAAGATCGCCCGCGCCTACTGGCGCAAGAAGGGCAAGCCCACCAAGACCAAGCTGATCGGCCGCATGAAGGGCTACCACGGCGTCAACTTCGGCGGCATCAGCCTGGGCGGCATCGGTGCCAACCGTGCCCTGTTCGGTCAGGGGGTCGACGCCGACCACCTGCCCCACACTCTGCTCGCGGAAAATGCCTTCACGCGCGGCATGCCGGAGCGCGGCGCCGAACGCGCCGAAGAGCTGCTGGAGTTGATCGCGCTGCACGATGCCTCCAACATAGCAGCGGTGATCGTCGAACCGATGGCCGGTTCGGCCGGGGTGATTCCGCCGCCGGTTGGCTACCTGCAGCGCCTGCGCGAGATCTGCGATGCCCACGACATCCTGCTAATCTTCGATGAGGTCATCACCGGCTTTGGCCGCATGGGCGCCATGACCGGCGCCGATGCGTTTGGCGTGGTACCGGATATCATGAATACCGCCAAGCAGATGACCAACGGCGCAGTGCCCATGGGCGCGGTGATTGTCCAGGGCGAGATCTACCAGACCTTCATGGATCAGGGCGGGCCCGACTACATGCTCGAACTGCCCCACGGCTACACCTACTCCGGCCACCCGGTGGCCTGTGCCGCGGCGCTAGCGGCACTGGACGTGCTCGAGAACGACCGCCTGATCGATCGTGTGCGCGAGATGAGCCCGATTTTCGAGTCGGCCCTGCACGAGCTCAAGGGCACGCGGTATATCAGCGACATACGCAACTACGGCCTGGCCGGCGCCCTGCAGATCGAGCCCTATCCCGGCGAGCCGACGCGGCGCCCCTTCGAAATCGCCATGAAGTGCTGGGAGAAAGGGGTTTACGTGCGCTACGGCGGCGACACCATCCAGCTCGGCCTGCCGTTCATCGTCGAGCGTGAGGAGATCGACCGCCTCATGAATGTGCTGGGTGACGCCATCGGCGAACTCGATTGA
- a CDS encoding LysR family transcriptional regulator, translating into MSRRKAALSGQVSDADLRLLRIYRKVVECGGFSAAEVELNISRAAISMAMNDLETRLGLRLCQRGRSGFSLTDEGAEVYEAAQRLLAAVEGFRTRVNGLHAWLKGELNIGITDNLVTMPEMHITHALSALKERGPEVHIHIRMMPPSEIELAVLDGRLHTGVIPALKTLAGLNYLSLYEEHSQLYCAADHPLFTADALSAGRLAEHDAVVPAYAQTPEVKALHEPLKAAASATDREGIAFLILSGRYIGYLPTHYAERWVRDGRMRALDPDRWHYLTRYCAITRKGAPPNLVMEGYLEELQRLIMG; encoded by the coding sequence ATGTCGCGACGCAAAGCGGCCCTGAGTGGTCAAGTGAGCGATGCCGATCTGCGCCTGCTGCGGATCTACCGCAAGGTGGTGGAGTGCGGCGGATTCTCTGCCGCTGAAGTAGAGCTGAATATCAGCCGCGCGGCGATCAGCATGGCCATGAACGACCTCGAGACCCGGCTCGGGCTGCGGCTCTGCCAGCGCGGGCGCAGCGGCTTCTCGCTGACCGACGAGGGGGCGGAAGTCTATGAGGCCGCCCAGCGGCTGCTGGCCGCGGTGGAGGGCTTTCGTACCCGGGTCAACGGCCTGCATGCCTGGCTCAAGGGCGAGCTCAATATCGGCATCACCGATAACCTGGTGACCATGCCCGAGATGCATATCACCCATGCCCTGAGTGCCCTCAAGGAGCGCGGACCTGAGGTGCATATCCATATTCGCATGATGCCGCCCAGCGAGATCGAGCTGGCGGTGCTGGATGGCCGTCTACACACCGGGGTGATTCCGGCGCTCAAGACCCTGGCAGGGCTCAACTATCTCTCCCTCTATGAAGAGCACTCTCAGCTCTACTGTGCGGCCGACCATCCGCTGTTCACGGCTGATGCGCTATCCGCAGGGCGGCTGGCCGAGCATGACGCTGTGGTACCCGCCTATGCCCAGACGCCGGAGGTCAAGGCGCTGCATGAGCCCCTCAAGGCCGCCGCCTCGGCGACCGATCGCGAGGGCATCGCCTTTCTGATCCTCTCCGGGCGCTATATCGGCTACCTGCCTACCCACTATGCCGAGCGTTGGGTACGCGACGGCCGCATGCGCGCCCTGGACCCCGACCGTTGGCACTACCTGACCCGCTACTGCGCCATCACCCGCAAGGGCGCGCCGCCCAACCTGGTGATGGAGGGCTATCTCGAGGAGCTGCAGCGGCTGATCATGGGGTAG
- a CDS encoding structural protein MipA, producing the protein MAMRGWWLGLVAGLVATSAMAENPWQGSVGAGVLVTPEYLGSDDFRTRGWPSLELRYADAFYFNPREGLGWNAIREGNWVVSPYLGYTFGRDNRGALAAFEEVDGGATLGLRVSYDQGPWRYSLSGESPVSGDVNGSEWQARASWRAPLSERTFVTLGPSVSYSSASWTRAMFGVSAEDSARSGVAAYEPDSGYLRYGLSGTLSHALTPAWSLTALAGVTYLTGDAADSPIVDDVGDALQPVAGVFLSYRF; encoded by the coding sequence ATGGCGATGCGTGGATGGTGGCTGGGACTGGTGGCGGGGCTGGTGGCGACGTCAGCGATGGCAGAGAACCCTTGGCAGGGCAGCGTCGGGGCGGGGGTGTTGGTCACGCCGGAGTATCTGGGCAGCGATGATTTCCGCACGCGGGGTTGGCCATCGCTGGAACTGCGCTACGCCGATGCGTTCTATTTCAATCCCCGCGAGGGACTCGGCTGGAACGCGATTCGCGAGGGCAACTGGGTCGTATCGCCCTACCTCGGCTATACCTTCGGCCGCGACAATCGCGGCGCCTTGGCGGCATTCGAGGAGGTCGACGGTGGCGCTACCCTGGGTCTGCGCGTCAGCTACGACCAGGGGCCATGGCGCTATAGCCTGTCCGGGGAGTCGCCGGTCAGTGGTGATGTCAACGGCAGTGAGTGGCAGGCCCGAGCCAGTTGGCGAGCGCCCCTCAGCGAGCGCACCTTCGTCACCTTGGGCCCAAGCGTGAGCTACTCCAGCGCCAGCTGGACGCGGGCGATGTTCGGTGTCTCCGCCGAGGACAGTGCACGTTCGGGGGTGGCAGCTTATGAACCGGATAGTGGCTACCTGCGCTATGGGCTTAGCGGTACCCTCAGCCACGCGCTGACCCCGGCCTGGTCGCTCACCGCGCTGGCCGGCGTTACCTATCTGACCGGCGATGCCGCCGACAGCCCCATCGTCGACGACGTAGGCGATGCGCTGCAGCCGGTAGCCGGGGTTTTCCTCAGCTACCGTTTCTAA